In one window of Candidatus Palauibacter scopulicola DNA:
- a CDS encoding ABC transporter ATP-binding protein, giving the protein MQAPDGPLQEEEALGKAYDARLMKRLLGYLRPYRGRVALAVLMLVAASGLALVGPWLTMEVIDHAIPDGDFGAIRTLAILFFVSLLLSGLLEYGRTILTTWIGQNVMLDLRQEIFRHLQRLRLAYFDRNPVGRLMTRLTSDVEVLNEMFTSGVVTIFGDVFTVAFIMIAMLVMDWRLALVTFAVLPLVFVAAWLFRKKVREAYRDIRIRLARINAFLQERITGARVVQLFRQERAATRWFGEINDDHLEAHLRSITYYALFFPVIEVLASVALALIIWYGGNQALQGTLTIGVIAAFLQYARRFFRPIQDLSEKYNILQGAMASSERIFRLLDEAPGIEDPKNPTELPARVKGRIEFEDVWFRYLSPEEDAAGVTTPALAHAAAWEGAEGRLDEDAPDDGWVLRGISFTAEPGQRLAVVGATGAGKTTLFSLLMRFYEPQRGRITLDGVDIRDLRLADLRHRMGLVLQDVYLFSGSAANNIALDREAVGRDEIREAARQVGVDRHLARLPKKYDEPLSERGGNLSVGERQLVSFARALAGDPPILLLDEATSSVDSEIEAEIQAALERLMEGRTSLVIAHRLSTIQGADRILVLHHGRISESGTHETLLESGGLYAQLHRLQFQKPTAAA; this is encoded by the coding sequence ATGCAAGCGCCGGACGGTCCCCTCCAGGAAGAAGAAGCGCTCGGGAAGGCGTACGACGCCCGTCTCATGAAGCGTCTGCTCGGGTACCTGAGACCGTACCGGGGCAGAGTCGCGCTCGCGGTGCTCATGCTCGTGGCCGCCTCGGGTCTCGCCCTCGTCGGCCCCTGGCTGACGATGGAGGTCATCGACCACGCGATCCCGGACGGCGATTTCGGCGCCATCCGCACGCTCGCGATCCTCTTCTTCGTCTCGCTCCTCCTCTCCGGGCTCCTGGAGTACGGGCGCACGATCCTGACCACTTGGATCGGGCAGAACGTGATGCTCGACCTGAGGCAGGAGATCTTCCGGCACCTGCAGCGCCTGCGGCTCGCGTATTTCGACCGCAACCCGGTCGGACGCCTGATGACGCGGCTCACGAGCGACGTCGAGGTCTTGAACGAGATGTTCACCTCCGGGGTCGTGACGATCTTCGGGGACGTGTTCACGGTCGCCTTCATCATGATCGCCATGCTGGTCATGGACTGGCGGCTCGCGCTCGTGACGTTCGCGGTCCTCCCGCTCGTGTTCGTGGCCGCCTGGCTCTTCCGCAAGAAGGTGCGCGAGGCGTACCGCGACATCAGGATCCGGCTCGCGCGCATCAACGCCTTCCTGCAGGAACGGATCACGGGGGCGCGCGTCGTGCAGCTGTTCCGGCAGGAGCGGGCGGCGACGCGATGGTTCGGCGAGATCAACGACGACCACCTCGAGGCCCACCTGCGCTCGATCACGTACTACGCGCTCTTCTTTCCCGTCATCGAGGTGCTCGCGTCCGTCGCGCTCGCGCTCATCATCTGGTACGGAGGCAACCAGGCCCTCCAGGGGACGCTCACGATCGGGGTCATCGCGGCCTTCCTGCAGTACGCGAGACGGTTCTTCCGCCCCATCCAGGACCTGTCCGAGAAGTACAACATCCTGCAGGGCGCGATGGCGAGTTCGGAGCGGATCTTCCGGCTCCTGGACGAGGCGCCGGGGATCGAGGATCCGAAGAACCCGACGGAGCTTCCGGCGCGCGTGAAGGGCCGCATCGAGTTCGAGGACGTCTGGTTCCGGTACCTGTCGCCGGAGGAGGACGCGGCGGGTGTCACGACGCCCGCCCTGGCCCACGCGGCGGCCTGGGAAGGTGCGGAGGGGCGGCTCGACGAGGACGCGCCGGACGACGGCTGGGTGCTGCGCGGCATCAGCTTCACGGCGGAGCCGGGACAGCGGCTCGCGGTCGTCGGGGCGACCGGCGCGGGCAAGACGACGCTGTTCAGCCTTCTCATGCGCTTTTACGAGCCGCAGCGGGGGCGCATCACGCTGGACGGGGTCGACATCCGGGACCTCCGGCTCGCCGACCTTCGGCACCGGATGGGCCTCGTGCTGCAGGACGTCTATCTCTTCTCGGGCTCGGCCGCGAACAACATCGCGCTCGACCGGGAGGCCGTGGGGAGGGACGAGATCCGCGAGGCGGCCCGTCAGGTCGGGGTCGACCGGCACCTCGCGCGGCTGCCGAAGAAGTACGACGAGCCGCTGAGCGAGCGGGGCGGGAATCTGTCGGTCGGCGAGCGCCAGTTGGTGTCCTTCGCCCGCGCGCTGGCCGGCGACCCGCCCATCCTGCTCCTCGACGAGGCGACGAGTTCGGTGGACTCGGAGATCGAGGCGGAGATCCAGGCGGCGCTGGAGCGCCTGATGGAGGGGCGGACGAGTCTCGTCATCGCCCACCGGCTCTCCACCATCCAGGGGGCCGATCGCATCCTCGTGCTCCACCACGGACGCATCAGCGAATCCGGCACGCACGAGACGCTGCTCGAGAGCGGCGGCCTCTACGCGCAACTCCACCGCCTCCAGTTCCAGAAGCCGACGGCCGCCGCATGA
- a CDS encoding PLD nuclease N-terminal domain-containing protein: MNAALDWAAALDPRLVLVALLVALNLWATGITALSKAPRREKVLWVAVIFLCPIVGSVLWFVFGPKLWAEKR, encoded by the coding sequence ATGAACGCCGCGCTGGACTGGGCGGCGGCGCTGGACCCGCGCCTCGTGCTCGTGGCCCTTCTCGTGGCCCTGAACCTCTGGGCGACGGGCATCACCGCGCTTTCCAAGGCGCCGAGGCGAGAAAAGGTGCTGTGGGTCGCGGTGATCTTCCTCTGCCCGATTGTCGGCAGCGTGCTCTGGTTCGTGTTCGGCCCGAAGCTCTGGGCGGAGAAGCGCTGA
- a CDS encoding glycosyltransferase N-terminal domain-containing protein — protein sequence MNAGARLTEVAAGIALAAGPLLRRARPDIARAVAARRRGAAELAAWGRGREPGPLVWLHGASAGELLGAAPAIWCLRGARSGSRAGARAQLVVTYGSPSGRAALAWIDPDHAGPPPLDRARDCDAALAALRPGLLVFAKLDVWPGLVAAAARAGVPAALINGTVRDGSRRSGALARRLFRASYARLDAVGAASPEDARRLEALGVRPGALAVTGDAAFDLALERADRARAGGAAASFRAALGASDGASDGAVPRLVAGSTWPADERALLDAAAAVRRDGGPGWQLVIAPHEPTAAHVNALVASCAARGERVVRWSEIGDAAAEPDASVVVFDEVGRLAELYAAGDVAYVGGGLGGTGLHNVLEPAAAGLPVVFGPRHDRADARALASAGGALVSPAGALADTLTGLARPPRRRRHGRAARAFVEAGAGAADRTADLLRPLWPS from the coding sequence GTGAACGCCGGCGCGCGCCTGACGGAGGTGGCCGCCGGCATCGCCCTCGCGGCGGGGCCCCTGCTCCGGCGTGCCCGGCCGGACATCGCGCGGGCGGTGGCGGCCCGGCGGCGCGGTGCCGCGGAGCTGGCCGCCTGGGGGCGGGGCCGGGAGCCCGGGCCGCTCGTGTGGCTGCACGGCGCTTCCGCCGGTGAACTGCTCGGCGCCGCGCCGGCCATCTGGTGCCTGCGCGGCGCACGATCCGGGTCGCGCGCGGGGGCGCGGGCGCAGCTCGTCGTTACGTACGGATCGCCCTCGGGCCGGGCGGCGCTCGCGTGGATCGATCCGGATCACGCCGGCCCGCCGCCGCTCGACCGCGCGCGCGACTGCGATGCCGCGCTCGCCGCCCTGCGGCCCGGCCTGCTTGTGTTCGCGAAGCTGGACGTGTGGCCCGGACTCGTGGCGGCGGCCGCGCGCGCGGGAGTGCCGGCCGCGCTCATCAACGGCACCGTCCGCGATGGGAGCCGGCGCTCCGGCGCCCTCGCCCGCCGGCTCTTCCGCGCGTCGTACGCGCGGCTGGACGCGGTCGGCGCCGCGAGCCCGGAGGACGCGCGGCGACTCGAGGCGCTCGGCGTCCGGCCCGGGGCGCTGGCGGTGACGGGGGACGCGGCGTTCGACCTGGCACTCGAACGGGCCGATCGGGCTCGGGCGGGCGGCGCGGCCGCGTCTTTCCGCGCCGCGCTCGGAGCGTCGGACGGAGCGTCGGACGGGGCGGTCCCGCGGCTCGTCGCCGGTTCGACGTGGCCCGCGGACGAGCGCGCGTTGCTCGATGCCGCGGCGGCCGTGCGGCGCGACGGCGGCCCGGGCTGGCAGCTCGTGATCGCGCCGCACGAGCCGACCGCCGCGCACGTGAACGCCCTCGTCGCGTCGTGCGCGGCCCGCGGGGAACGCGTCGTCCGCTGGAGCGAGATCGGCGATGCCGCCGCGGAGCCCGACGCCTCCGTCGTCGTCTTCGACGAGGTCGGCCGGCTCGCCGAGCTGTACGCGGCGGGCGATGTGGCCTACGTCGGCGGTGGCCTCGGGGGCACCGGGCTCCACAACGTCCTCGAGCCCGCCGCGGCCGGGCTGCCCGTCGTCTTCGGCCCGCGCCACGACCGGGCCGACGCCCGCGCCCTCGCGTCGGCCGGCGGCGCGCTCGTCTCCCCGGCCGGCGCGCTCGCGGACACCCTGACCGGGCTGGCCCGCCCGCCTCGCCGCCGGCGCCACGGCCGGGCGGCCCGCGCGTTCGTCGAGGCGGGCGCCGGCGCCGCCGACCGCACGGCGGATCTCCTGCGCCCCCTCTGGCCGTCCTGA
- a CDS encoding DNA adenine methylase, whose amino-acid sequence MRYLGNKTKLVPFLLETVDGFQETPGVACDPFAGTASVSAALKEKGWQVHAGDLMASSYALQVARVQLDAAPRYPASLLPAAARNGRREIGYHALLEGLAELDDPGGDGSGDLRDGEEPDGGFISEHYSSDETAGRAHGRMYFSPENGRKIDRVRRRIERWTRGTSHSEAAAQLLIATLIEAADRVANTTGVYASFVKTMQPNALRPLELRPIDPTPREEGAGACSAFRGPAARLLESIGPVDLVYLDPPYNGRQYPAYYHIPELLALGWATPPEIRGKTGLIPDEALRSDWCRKHRAPDALREVLEAADGRHILFSYNDEGHLDRAAIEAALRERGLPDTYAFHDRPYRRYRSDADGPGRSYLRDDVREHLHYVRCA is encoded by the coding sequence GTGCGCTATCTCGGGAACAAAACGAAGCTCGTCCCCTTCCTGCTGGAGACCGTGGACGGGTTCCAGGAGACGCCCGGCGTCGCCTGCGACCCGTTCGCCGGCACCGCCAGCGTGTCGGCGGCGCTCAAGGAGAAGGGCTGGCAGGTCCATGCGGGCGACCTGATGGCGTCCTCCTACGCCCTCCAAGTCGCGCGGGTGCAACTCGACGCGGCCCCGCGGTATCCCGCCTCGCTCCTCCCGGCGGCGGCCCGCAACGGAAGGCGGGAGATCGGCTACCACGCCCTGCTCGAGGGGCTGGCCGAACTCGATGATCCCGGCGGCGACGGTAGCGGTGATCTCCGGGACGGGGAGGAGCCGGACGGCGGGTTCATCTCCGAGCACTACTCGAGCGACGAGACCGCCGGGCGGGCGCACGGGCGCATGTACTTCTCCCCCGAGAACGGACGGAAGATCGATCGGGTCCGGAGGCGGATCGAGCGCTGGACGCGCGGGACCTCCCACAGCGAAGCCGCGGCCCAACTCCTCATCGCGACGCTCATCGAGGCCGCCGACCGCGTGGCGAACACGACGGGCGTGTACGCCTCCTTCGTGAAGACGATGCAGCCGAACGCCCTGCGCCCGCTCGAGCTTCGCCCCATCGACCCGACGCCGCGCGAGGAAGGCGCCGGCGCCTGCAGCGCGTTCCGCGGACCCGCCGCCCGCCTCCTGGAATCCATCGGTCCCGTCGATCTCGTCTATCTCGACCCCCCTTACAACGGCCGGCAGTATCCCGCGTATTATCACATCCCGGAACTCCTCGCGCTCGGCTGGGCCACGCCGCCCGAGATCCGCGGAAAGACGGGACTCATTCCCGACGAGGCGCTGCGCTCGGACTGGTGCCGGAAGCACCGGGCCCCGGACGCGCTACGGGAGGTGCTGGAGGCCGCGGACGGACGCCACATCCTGTTCAGCTACAACGACGAGGGGCACCTGGACCGCGCCGCCATCGAAGCGGCGCTGCGCGAACGCGGCCTGCCCGACACCTACGCCTTCCACGACCGGCCCTACCGCCGCTACCGGAGCGACGCGGACGGCCCAGGGCGGAGCTACCTGCGCGACGACGTGCGGGAACACCTCCACTACGTGAGGTGCGCGTGA
- a CDS encoding aminopeptidase, with protein sequence MSRARRRTALVLLLLCAGGCSPAYVLRAGWEEARILAARRPIRAVIHDTTVARETRDKLRLVLDARDFAERDLGLRAGASYESFTQLHRDTLVLIVLAAPEFDLRWKTWWFPIVGDVPYKGYFDFDDARAEAASLAEEGYDVSVRPVSAFSTLGWFPDPIMSTTLRLDSLGIVETVIHEITHSTYFPTGQADFNESFANFVGYRGAIEFFCEAVTDESACVRAQWRWEDTRLFGDFFHSILAPLEEVYASALPDEAKRAAKREVFEAAAQRFETEYKPRLHAQYRSIDPDGLDNAWMISRLLYYTRLDDFERVFESHGGLVPSVQALMREAADGDPWEALTRLLDRETSR encoded by the coding sequence GTGAGCCGCGCGCGCCGGAGAACCGCGCTCGTGCTGCTCCTGCTGTGCGCGGGCGGCTGCTCGCCGGCGTACGTCCTGCGCGCCGGCTGGGAGGAGGCCCGCATCCTCGCGGCGCGCCGCCCCATCCGGGCCGTGATCCACGACACGACCGTGGCCCGCGAGACCCGCGACAAGTTGCGGCTCGTCCTCGACGCGAGAGACTTCGCGGAACGCGACCTCGGGCTGCGCGCGGGGGCCAGCTACGAGTCGTTCACACAGCTCCACCGCGACACGCTGGTCCTGATCGTGCTCGCCGCCCCGGAGTTCGATCTGCGTTGGAAAACGTGGTGGTTCCCCATCGTCGGCGACGTCCCGTACAAGGGATACTTCGACTTCGACGACGCCCGCGCGGAGGCCGCCAGCCTGGCCGAGGAAGGCTACGACGTCTCGGTCCGGCCGGTCTCCGCCTTCTCGACGCTGGGTTGGTTCCCCGACCCCATCATGTCGACGACGCTGCGCCTCGACAGCCTCGGGATCGTCGAGACGGTGATCCACGAGATCACGCACAGCACGTACTTCCCCACCGGCCAGGCCGATTTCAACGAGAGCTTCGCGAACTTCGTCGGGTACCGCGGCGCCATCGAGTTCTTCTGCGAGGCGGTGACGGACGAGAGCGCCTGCGTGCGGGCGCAGTGGAGGTGGGAGGACACGCGCCTGTTCGGCGACTTCTTCCATTCCATCCTCGCACCGCTGGAGGAGGTGTACGCCTCTGCCCTGCCCGACGAGGCGAAGCGGGCGGCCAAGCGCGAGGTGTTCGAGGCGGCGGCCCAACGCTTCGAGACGGAGTACAAGCCGCGGCTGCACGCGCAGTACAGATCGATCGACCCGGACGGGCTCGACAACGCGTGGATGATCTCGCGCCTTCTCTACTACACGAGACTGGATGACTTCGAGCGCGTGTTCGAGTCGCACGGCGGCCTGGTACCCTCCGTCCAGGCGCTGATGCGGGAGGCCGCGGACGGCGACCCGTGGGAGGCCCTGACGCGTCTGCTGGATCGGGAGACTTCGAGATGA
- a CDS encoding Fe(2+)-trafficking protein: protein MTEPFACVRCDRDDGGRIERLPFPSELGERIVAEICAACWEEWKKRQMLLINHYGLKLHEAASREFLYKNLRIHLFGEEGTAAPIDTGAEGSVDW from the coding sequence ATGACGGAACCGTTCGCCTGTGTGCGCTGCGACCGCGACGACGGGGGCCGGATCGAGCGCCTCCCGTTCCCGAGCGAACTCGGCGAGCGGATCGTGGCCGAGATCTGCGCCGCCTGCTGGGAGGAGTGGAAGAAGCGGCAGATGCTCCTCATCAACCACTACGGGCTCAAGCTCCACGAAGCCGCGTCGCGCGAGTTCCTCTACAAGAACCTCCGGATCCACCTCTTCGGCGAGGAGGGCACCGCCGCCCCCATCGACACCGGCGCGGAAGGCTCCGTCGACTGGTAG
- the leuS gene encoding leucine--tRNA ligase has protein sequence MYDPIAIESRWQAWWEENGTNEPDLDGAERPFFNLMMYPYPSAEGLHVGNLYAFTGADIYGRFRRLRGDDVFEPIGYDAFGIHSENHALKVDTHPMELIPSNIRNFERMLRAAGLMTDWSRTVDTTDPRYYKWTQWIFVQLFRAGLAEKKEAAVNWCPQCQTVLANEQVIAGLCERCDAAVEQRMLSQWFFRITEYAQRLLDNLDWIDWSETTKTAQRNWIGRSDGARLHFPLSGATASSGAAAGSGDAGAGQADRIEVFTTRPDTLFGATFMVLAPEHPLVERLTTDERRAEVEAYVRAAAAVDLVERQKTDDRDKTGVFTGGYARNPATGEDIPVWVADYVLMDYGTGAIMAVPGHDQRDFDFARQFGLSIVQVVCSRAALPEGADPADIGGGEAEAAFVEHTADEMLVNSGRFSGMEADAGGRAITEWLAERGLAAAEVNYRLHDWCISRQRYWGPPIPIIYCDSCGPQAVPEEDLPVVLPYVEDFRPTATGVSPLARDPEFYTAVCPACGADARRETDVSDTFLDSGWYFLRYPSTEFDDRPFDPERTQAWLPVSSYIGGEEHSVLHLLYSRFLTMVLHDLGHLEFEEPYDRFRKHGLLIRDGAKISKSRGNVILPDQYIQRYGADTFRMYLMFLGPFQRGGDFRDSGLAGPDRFLKKVWDSVTAAAEAERTGFDDPGVERALHATIRQISEDLEALSYNTAIAAAMDYLNTLRAGGRTASIDEVRPLVILIAPVAPHIAEELWARLGGASSLFDHAEWPAWDERKLMVDEVELPVQVNGRLRATIRVARGAPEDVVREAALAEANVIRRLDGVAIRKVIHVPDRMLNLVVS, from the coding sequence ATGTACGACCCGATCGCCATCGAATCCCGGTGGCAGGCCTGGTGGGAGGAGAACGGGACGAACGAGCCCGACCTCGATGGAGCCGAGCGTCCGTTCTTCAACCTCATGATGTACCCCTATCCGTCGGCCGAGGGGCTCCACGTGGGCAACCTGTACGCCTTCACGGGGGCCGACATCTACGGGCGCTTCCGCCGCCTGCGGGGCGACGACGTCTTCGAGCCCATCGGATACGACGCGTTCGGCATCCACTCGGAGAACCACGCGCTCAAGGTCGACACGCACCCGATGGAGCTGATCCCCTCGAACATCCGCAACTTCGAGCGGATGCTGAGGGCGGCGGGGCTCATGACCGACTGGTCCCGCACGGTCGATACGACGGACCCCCGCTACTACAAGTGGACGCAGTGGATCTTCGTCCAGCTCTTCAGGGCGGGCCTCGCGGAGAAGAAGGAGGCCGCGGTCAACTGGTGCCCGCAGTGCCAGACGGTCCTCGCGAACGAACAGGTGATCGCCGGGCTGTGCGAGCGGTGCGACGCCGCGGTCGAACAGCGGATGCTGAGCCAGTGGTTCTTCCGGATCACGGAATACGCGCAGCGCCTGCTCGACAACCTGGACTGGATCGACTGGTCGGAGACGACGAAGACGGCCCAGCGCAACTGGATCGGCCGCTCCGACGGCGCGCGGCTGCACTTCCCGCTCTCGGGCGCCACGGCGAGTTCGGGTGCGGCGGCGGGGTCGGGCGACGCGGGGGCCGGGCAGGCGGACCGGATCGAGGTGTTCACCACCCGCCCCGACACGCTCTTCGGCGCGACCTTCATGGTGCTGGCGCCGGAGCATCCCCTCGTCGAGCGGCTCACGACGGACGAGCGGCGCGCCGAGGTGGAGGCCTACGTGCGGGCGGCCGCGGCCGTCGATCTCGTGGAACGGCAGAAGACGGACGATCGCGACAAGACGGGCGTGTTCACCGGCGGGTACGCGCGGAACCCGGCCACCGGGGAGGACATCCCCGTGTGGGTCGCCGACTACGTCCTCATGGACTACGGCACCGGCGCGATCATGGCCGTGCCCGGACACGATCAGCGGGACTTCGATTTCGCGCGCCAGTTCGGGTTGTCCATCGTCCAGGTCGTGTGCTCCCGCGCGGCGCTCCCGGAGGGTGCGGATCCCGCGGACATCGGAGGGGGCGAGGCGGAGGCCGCCTTCGTCGAGCACACCGCCGATGAGATGCTCGTGAACTCCGGGCGCTTCAGCGGGATGGAGGCCGACGCGGGCGGGCGCGCGATCACGGAATGGCTGGCGGAGCGCGGGCTCGCGGCGGCCGAGGTCAACTACCGGCTGCACGACTGGTGCATCTCCCGGCAGCGCTACTGGGGACCCCCGATCCCCATCATCTACTGCGACAGTTGCGGTCCGCAGGCGGTGCCGGAGGAGGACCTCCCCGTCGTCCTCCCGTACGTGGAGGACTTCCGCCCCACGGCGACGGGCGTGAGCCCGCTCGCGCGCGACCCGGAGTTCTACACGGCGGTGTGTCCGGCGTGCGGCGCCGACGCCCGGCGCGAGACCGACGTCTCCGACACCTTCCTCGACTCGGGCTGGTACTTCCTGCGCTATCCCTCGACCGAGTTCGACGACCGCCCGTTCGACCCCGAGCGGACGCAGGCGTGGCTACCCGTCAGCAGCTACATCGGAGGCGAGGAACACTCCGTCCTCCACCTCCTCTACTCCCGCTTCCTCACGATGGTGCTGCACGACCTCGGGCACCTCGAGTTCGAGGAACCGTACGACCGCTTCCGCAAACACGGCCTCCTCATCCGGGACGGCGCCAAGATCTCGAAGTCGCGCGGCAACGTGATCCTTCCGGACCAGTACATCCAACGCTACGGCGCGGACACGTTCCGCATGTACCTCATGTTCCTCGGCCCATTCCAGCGCGGCGGGGACTTCCGCGACAGCGGTCTGGCTGGTCCCGATCGCTTCCTGAAGAAGGTATGGGACAGTGTGACGGCCGCCGCGGAGGCGGAGCGCACGGGATTCGATGATCCGGGCGTGGAGCGGGCGCTGCACGCCACGATCCGGCAGATCTCGGAGGATCTGGAGGCGCTGAGCTACAACACGGCGATCGCCGCGGCCATGGACTACCTGAACACGCTGCGCGCCGGCGGGCGCACGGCCTCGATCGACGAGGTGCGGCCGCTCGTGATCCTGATCGCGCCCGTCGCGCCCCACATCGCCGAAGAGCTATGGGCCCGCCTCGGCGGCGCGTCGAGCCTCTTCGATCACGCCGAGTGGCCGGCCTGGGACGAGCGCAAGCTCATGGTCGACGAGGTGGAGCTTCCGGTACAGGTGAACGGCCGGCTGCGGGCGACGATCCGCGTCGCGCGCGGAGCCCCGGAAGATGTCGTTCGCGAGGCGGCGCTGGCCGAGGCGAACGTGATCCGGCGCCTCGACGGGGTCGCGATCCGCAAGGTGATCCACGTCCCGGACCGCATGCTGAACCTCGTCGTCTCGTAG